A single window of Mycolicibacterium madagascariense DNA harbors:
- a CDS encoding MmgE/PrpD family protein — MTDETRYVVDDLAAFTVAAERADLAPGPSKTLRRNVLDSIACAIGALDGEPIDAIRAHAVQVSGPASATAVGGDRLSVDQAAFFNTVLVRYPDLLDTYLTPGGLCHPADNVGAVLAVAEHTGATGSDFLLALAVAYEIQCRFSAQVPLMAKGFNHALQLAMSVSAGSARLLGLDAAATADAIAAATVDNVSLAAVHAEPVANWKGLSPAITAMRAVYVSFLAARGITGPKAVFDGPFGLVRMLGQDIDFRTSDRALVAVEQTYLKQYCSLIHGQALIDATLRIREQEGLTGADVEDVALHVFQGAYDFAGGGSYGDKSRAWTKEQADYNVKYLVAVALLDGAVGPAQLETERVRRDDVQELVKRVHVTAADDLTAAYPERTAVRVHVTTHTRGVFSCEQADFEGSPTRPMSWDRVVEKFHWLAEPFCEEPLREDIIAAVDAIDAIEIRELTGLLAAVHPTPLRPRTRHRL, encoded by the coding sequence ATGACCGATGAGACGCGCTACGTCGTCGACGACCTGGCGGCCTTCACCGTCGCCGCCGAACGGGCCGATCTGGCACCGGGCCCGTCGAAGACGTTGCGGCGCAACGTCCTCGACAGCATCGCCTGCGCCATCGGAGCACTCGACGGCGAGCCCATCGACGCCATCCGTGCCCACGCCGTGCAGGTCAGTGGCCCGGCGTCGGCGACCGCCGTGGGTGGGGACCGGCTGTCGGTCGACCAAGCTGCGTTCTTCAACACGGTGCTGGTGCGCTACCCGGATCTGCTCGACACCTATCTCACCCCGGGCGGACTGTGCCATCCGGCGGACAACGTCGGCGCCGTGCTCGCCGTGGCAGAGCACACCGGCGCGACCGGATCCGACTTCCTGCTCGCGCTGGCCGTGGCCTATGAGATTCAGTGCCGGTTCAGTGCTCAGGTGCCGCTGATGGCCAAGGGCTTCAATCACGCGCTGCAGCTGGCGATGTCGGTGAGCGCGGGGTCGGCACGACTGCTCGGCCTCGACGCCGCGGCGACGGCCGATGCGATCGCCGCCGCCACCGTGGACAACGTGTCGCTGGCCGCGGTGCACGCCGAGCCGGTGGCCAACTGGAAGGGCCTGTCACCGGCCATCACGGCGATGCGGGCGGTGTACGTGAGCTTCCTCGCCGCCCGCGGAATCACCGGCCCCAAGGCGGTCTTCGATGGGCCCTTTGGTCTCGTTCGAATGCTCGGTCAGGACATCGACTTTCGCACGAGCGATCGCGCTCTGGTCGCAGTCGAGCAGACCTACCTCAAGCAGTACTGCTCGTTGATTCACGGCCAGGCGCTCATCGACGCGACACTGCGCATTCGGGAGCAGGAAGGCCTGACGGGTGCCGACGTCGAAGACGTCGCACTCCACGTGTTCCAAGGTGCGTACGACTTCGCCGGCGGCGGGTCCTACGGGGACAAGTCACGCGCGTGGACGAAGGAGCAGGCCGACTACAACGTCAAGTATCTGGTTGCGGTGGCGCTGCTCGACGGTGCGGTCGGGCCCGCGCAGTTGGAGACCGAGCGCGTGCGCCGCGATGACGTCCAGGAGCTCGTGAAACGCGTTCACGTCACGGCGGCCGACGACCTGACCGCCGCCTATCCCGAGCGCACCGCCGTCAGGGTGCACGTCACGACACACACGCGTGGTGTCTTCAGTTGCGAGCAGGCAGATTTCGAGGGTTCCCCCACACGGCCGATGTCGTGGGACCGGGTGGTCGAGAAGTTTCACTGGCTCGCCGAGCCGTTCTGCGAGGAGCCGCTGCGCGAGGACATCATCGCCGCCGTGGACGCCATCGACGCGATCGAGATCCGCGAGTTGACGGGCCTACTGGCCGCCGTGCATCCCACCCCGCTGAGGCCACGTACGCGCCACCGTCTGTGA
- a CDS encoding LysR family transcriptional regulator, protein MELRQLRYFVAVAEELHFGRAAERLHISAPALSQQVIALERDVGVELLIRDRRGVRLTAAGRTLLDDARHIVGLAESARDRVRQTATLSAPLRLGYVSWLPNDVAAVVGPTVPVRVDEWVLPSHSQADRVAEGTLDLAVTWIGATAAARRKLDAHLLFAEPLRAVVPGTTSDEPVSAQNVTVLVDADESAWSSWNRFVEEFATHTGARVRRIDDGGITGEAFFGHVRKARAAVLASPKRHTAAIPPTLGVRPVDPVPMWTWSLVHRADDDRPAVAHVVRALREHARSAGWIVPPPPHWWVPSDDPHRAALAEAEIPRPRS, encoded by the coding sequence ATGGAACTGCGGCAGCTGCGCTACTTCGTCGCCGTCGCCGAGGAGTTGCACTTCGGTCGTGCGGCGGAGCGGCTGCACATCTCCGCACCGGCACTGTCCCAACAAGTCATCGCCCTCGAACGGGACGTGGGCGTCGAGCTGCTGATCCGTGACCGGCGGGGTGTGCGGCTGACCGCGGCTGGGCGCACGCTGCTGGACGACGCGCGCCACATCGTCGGGCTCGCCGAGTCGGCGCGTGACCGCGTGCGTCAGACCGCCACCCTGAGCGCGCCTCTGCGATTGGGTTACGTGAGCTGGTTACCCAACGACGTGGCTGCCGTCGTCGGCCCCACGGTCCCGGTTCGCGTGGACGAATGGGTGTTGCCGTCGCACTCACAGGCCGATCGGGTGGCGGAGGGGACCCTCGACCTCGCCGTGACCTGGATCGGCGCCACCGCTGCCGCACGGCGAAAACTGGACGCGCACTTGCTGTTCGCCGAGCCGCTTCGTGCCGTCGTGCCGGGGACGACGTCGGACGAACCGGTCAGCGCCCAGAACGTGACGGTGCTGGTGGATGCCGACGAGTCGGCCTGGTCGTCGTGGAACCGCTTCGTCGAGGAGTTCGCCACGCACACTGGCGCCCGGGTCCGCCGGATCGACGACGGGGGCATCACCGGTGAGGCGTTCTTCGGCCACGTGCGGAAGGCTCGTGCGGCGGTTCTCGCCTCGCCCAAACGCCACACGGCGGCCATTCCACCGACGCTGGGCGTGCGCCCCGTGGACCCCGTCCCGATGTGGACGTGGTCGCTGGTGCACCGCGCCGACGACGACCGGCCTGCGGTCGCGCACGTCGTGCGTGCGCTGCGCGAGCACGCCCGCAGCGCTGGATGGATCGTTCCTCCGCCGCCCCACTGGTGGGTACCGTCGGACGACCCGCACCGCGCCGCCCTCGCCGAGGCCGAAATCCCCCGTCCGCGGTCCTGA
- a CDS encoding NAD(P)H-dependent flavin oxidoreductase — MQLRNRFTERFGIRHPIVLAPMDYVADWRLASAVADAGGLGILGGGYGDRAWLREQFAHDPSKRLGVGFITWSMAQQPGLLEMVVEQRPANVFLSFSDPAPHAPAVVAAGLPLICQVHDVEQARRAIDVGACAIAAQGGEGGGHGTGTRSTFTLVPEIADLLRDHAPEVMLLAAGGVADGRGLAAALALGADGVVVGTRFWAASEAAIAKSAQARALQASGDDTLRQSAFDVVRERSWPSGYTGRVLRNAFTDHWHGDEAGLRADLRAQRRVFDAAVEDEDYRLANVIVGESIGLVDTVDGAAAIIDDMVASASSILAGGSSVSSSAGTSFASPGR, encoded by the coding sequence ATGCAGTTGCGCAATCGCTTCACCGAACGATTCGGCATCCGTCACCCGATCGTGCTGGCGCCCATGGACTACGTCGCTGACTGGCGACTGGCCAGTGCGGTCGCCGACGCCGGGGGACTGGGAATACTAGGCGGTGGTTACGGCGACCGGGCGTGGCTGCGGGAGCAGTTCGCCCACGATCCGTCGAAGCGACTCGGCGTCGGATTCATCACCTGGTCGATGGCCCAGCAGCCCGGGTTGCTCGAGATGGTCGTCGAGCAGCGTCCGGCCAACGTCTTCCTCTCGTTCAGCGACCCCGCCCCACACGCGCCCGCCGTGGTGGCCGCCGGCCTTCCGCTGATCTGTCAGGTGCACGACGTCGAGCAGGCCCGTCGTGCGATCGACGTCGGCGCCTGCGCCATCGCCGCGCAGGGCGGCGAGGGCGGTGGTCACGGGACGGGTACCCGCTCGACCTTCACCCTGGTGCCGGAGATCGCAGACCTGTTGCGCGACCACGCCCCAGAGGTCATGTTGCTGGCCGCCGGGGGAGTGGCGGACGGCCGTGGTCTGGCGGCGGCGTTGGCACTCGGCGCCGACGGCGTCGTCGTGGGGACGCGGTTCTGGGCCGCCAGCGAGGCGGCGATCGCCAAGTCCGCGCAAGCCCGCGCACTACAGGCCAGCGGCGACGACACCCTCCGACAGAGCGCATTCGACGTCGTCCGCGAGAGGTCATGGCCCAGCGGGTACACGGGCCGTGTCCTGCGCAACGCGTTCACCGACCACTGGCACGGCGATGAGGCGGGTCTGCGCGCCGACCTGCGGGCCCAGCGACGCGTCTTCGACGCCGCGGTCGAAGACGAGGACTATCGGCTGGCCAACGTCATCGTCGGTGAATCCATCGGCCTCGTCGACACCGTCGACGGCGCGGCCGCCATCATCGACGACATGGTCGCCTCGGCGAGCTCGATCCTCGCTGGGGGATCGTCCGTATCGTCCTCTGCGGGAACGTCGTTCGCGTCACCCGGCCGATGA
- a CDS encoding chitin-binding protein translates to MNFKKAVAGATFAGAIGLTLVAGSSGVALAAPGGGGGCQPPFCAGGPGPGGPGGPGGPGGGPQAPGGPGGPGGGPQAPGGPGGPGGPGGPGDFRGPGGPGGPGGPGGPGGPGGPGDFRGPGGPGGPGDDHGPGGPGGPGDDHGPGGPGGPGDFRGPGGPGNTRGPDGHDWGPRPPDAFSGFRGAPWGDGPAPWGWGAPPRAGWDRPLPPPGGFWNYGPVNYFGYDETPVFDPGYNAWGFYFFGIWIPL, encoded by the coding sequence ATGAACTTCAAGAAGGCAGTGGCAGGGGCAACCTTTGCTGGCGCGATTGGGCTGACATTGGTTGCCGGAAGCTCGGGGGTCGCACTCGCGGCACCCGGTGGGGGCGGCGGTTGCCAGCCTCCGTTCTGTGCGGGCGGACCTGGGCCGGGTGGCCCCGGCGGTCCAGGCGGTCCCGGCGGCGGCCCGCAGGCACCCGGCGGACCGGGCGGTCCCGGCGGCGGCCCGCAGGCACCCGGCGGGCCAGGCGGTCCAGGCGGTCCCGGCGGACCCGGTGACTTCCGTGGACCCGGCGGACCGGGTGGTCCCGGCGGCCCCGGTGGTCCCGGCGGCCCGGGTGGACCCGGCGACTTCCGCGGACCTGGCGGGCCCGGTGGACCCGGTGACGACCACGGCCCCGGTGGACCCGGTGGCCCCGGTGACGACCACGGCCCCGGCGGCCCGGGCGGACCCGGCGACTTCCGCGGACCCGGCGGACCCGGCAACACCCGCGGACCCGACGGCCACGACTGGGGACCACGTCCGCCCGACGCCTTCAGCGGCTTCCGCGGCGCCCCCTGGGGTGACGGACCCGCTCCCTGGGGCTGGGGAGCACCCCCGCGGGCCGGCTGGGATCGCCCCCTGCCGCCTCCCGGTGGGTTCTGGAACTACGGGCCGGTGAACTACTTCGGCTACGACGAGACCCCCGTGTTCGACCCCGGCTACAACGCCTGGGGCTTTTACTTCTTCGGAATCTGGATCCCGCTGTAA
- a CDS encoding bestrophin-like domain yields MAVVAIAVTAKLLVRRRAPQGGWFTDLTRSAGSLSVIGMMFAVMLAFVILFALQSFQRAREGASMEAVAVNELNSVARILPAPAGDRLRGDLACYGRAVINAEWPAMRDGRSSDLSEVWVDRLHGDFASTAPRDSREDAAYGQWFDQEAQRRDGRRERLAEAAPTLPAPLWFALGIGATLTLTYMVVQADPRENRFIQALPIACVSALMTAGLLVVFFLDHPYAGEHGSIGPTEMTRTLDHVAAGIAVPCDEDGNPR; encoded by the coding sequence GTGGCGGTGGTCGCCATCGCGGTCACCGCCAAACTCCTCGTCCGCCGGCGGGCTCCCCAAGGGGGATGGTTCACCGACTTGACGCGCAGCGCCGGGTCGCTGTCGGTGATCGGCATGATGTTCGCCGTGATGCTTGCGTTCGTCATCCTCTTCGCGCTGCAGAGCTTTCAGCGTGCCCGCGAAGGCGCCAGCATGGAGGCCGTCGCCGTCAACGAGCTGAACTCGGTCGCCAGGATCCTGCCCGCTCCGGCTGGCGACCGCCTCAGAGGCGACCTGGCCTGTTACGGGCGAGCCGTCATCAATGCCGAATGGCCCGCGATGCGCGATGGCCGAAGCAGCGATCTCAGCGAGGTTTGGGTGGACAGGCTGCATGGCGACTTCGCCAGCACGGCGCCGCGGGACTCGCGTGAGGACGCGGCGTATGGCCAGTGGTTCGACCAGGAGGCGCAACGGCGCGACGGGCGGCGGGAGCGCCTCGCCGAGGCGGCGCCCACCCTTCCCGCTCCGTTGTGGTTCGCCCTGGGCATCGGCGCCACCCTCACGCTCACCTACATGGTGGTGCAGGCCGACCCGCGCGAGAACCGCTTCATCCAAGCCTTGCCGATCGCGTGTGTGTCGGCCCTGATGACGGCGGGTCTGCTCGTCGTGTTCTTCCTCGACCATCCGTATGCGGGCGAGCACGGCAGTATCGGGCCGACCGAGATGACCCGCACGCTCGACCACGTCGCAGCGGGCATCGCTGTTCCGTGCGACGAAGACGGCAATCCACGCTAA
- a CDS encoding LGFP repeat-containing protein, with protein sequence MRTMDFRHTAGVGIAVVALITAGCGNGASVDASAPSVALVVTSETPAPPADVKLIGERDVEVTLTGPIAAKYASASDSQRQALGKPLTGDRNAGTRDSGLVFQQFQGGVITAKNADAGTPGYITWGKIRQAWNVPRDPQGVPAVTGENGSVGPLGAPTSDEDAVGDLLVTTFDHGKIEYDPKTDQVTVTVDGKVVPAGL encoded by the coding sequence ATGAGGACAATGGACTTCCGTCATACGGCAGGTGTCGGCATCGCCGTCGTCGCGCTCATCACCGCGGGATGCGGCAACGGCGCGAGCGTCGACGCATCGGCGCCATCGGTGGCGCTCGTCGTCACCTCCGAGACGCCGGCTCCACCCGCGGACGTGAAGCTCATCGGCGAGAGAGACGTCGAAGTGACCCTGACCGGTCCGATCGCCGCCAAGTACGCGTCGGCCAGCGATAGTCAGCGACAGGCTCTCGGCAAACCACTGACGGGTGACCGCAACGCGGGAACGCGAGACAGCGGGCTGGTATTCCAGCAGTTCCAGGGTGGGGTCATCACCGCCAAGAACGCCGACGCGGGTACGCCGGGCTACATCACCTGGGGCAAGATCCGGCAGGCCTGGAATGTCCCGCGCGACCCGCAGGGCGTGCCCGCGGTCACCGGAGAGAACGGCTCGGTGGGTCCGCTGGGCGCACCCACCAGCGACGAGGACGCCGTCGGCGATCTCCTCGTCACGACCTTCGATCACGGGAAGATCGAGTACGACCCGAAGACCGATCAGGTGACGGTGACGGTCGACGGCAAGGTCGTCCCCGCTGGGCTCTAG
- a CDS encoding cellulose-binding domain-containing protein: MVHLLVAWVVAVAAGLTITPVAHAAVVGARLSVSSTWQTGFIAHFTIVNASAVPMTDWRLDFDLPAGESVSHTWSSTLVQYGTHYVLTPATWNRIIAPGGSATGGMRGVLSGSYTPPSNCVLNGQIPCS, from the coding sequence GTGGTCCACCTGCTGGTGGCCTGGGTTGTCGCCGTGGCAGCGGGTCTGACGATCACGCCGGTGGCGCACGCGGCGGTCGTCGGGGCGCGCCTGTCGGTGTCATCGACGTGGCAGACCGGTTTCATCGCGCACTTCACCATCGTCAACGCGAGCGCCGTGCCGATGACGGATTGGCGGCTCGACTTCGACCTGCCCGCCGGTGAATCGGTGTCGCATACGTGGAGCAGCACCCTCGTGCAGTACGGCACGCACTACGTCCTGACCCCCGCCACGTGGAACCGCATCATCGCACCGGGCGGATCGGCGACCGGCGGAATGCGGGGCGTCCTGAGCGGTTCCTACACGCCGCCGTCGAACTGCGTCCTGAACGGGCAAATTCCCTGCAGCTAG
- a CDS encoding helix-turn-helix transcriptional regulator, with protein sequence MEATRELRTEIREFLRSRRARIAPERAGLPAYGGRRRVAGLRREEVALLAGVSVEYYVRIERGGLGGASDGVLDALASALQLDDAERDHLFHLARQCGSPGARRTRQPLMTVRPALQELLDAITTAPAWIRNARHDVLAMNHLGRALYSPVLADPRRPANTARFVYLHPREAEAFFVDYDHAVRNAAAMLRMEMGRNPRDEHLIALVDELSTGSEVFRRQWASQDVRLHGHGSKRVHHPVVGRLDLNFESLDLPSDPGLQLNVYTVPSGSRAADGLALLASWAELRVAGG encoded by the coding sequence ATGGAGGCCACGCGCGAGCTGCGCACCGAGATTCGTGAATTCCTGAGGTCGCGCCGCGCCCGCATCGCCCCGGAGCGCGCCGGCCTGCCCGCCTACGGTGGCAGGCGGCGGGTCGCAGGTCTGCGCCGAGAAGAGGTGGCGCTGCTGGCGGGGGTGTCCGTCGAGTACTACGTGCGCATCGAGCGCGGCGGCCTGGGCGGCGCGTCCGACGGCGTGCTCGACGCACTCGCGAGCGCACTGCAGCTCGACGACGCCGAGCGCGATCATCTATTCCATCTGGCCCGCCAGTGCGGGTCACCCGGTGCGCGGCGGACCCGTCAACCTTTGATGACGGTGCGTCCGGCGCTGCAGGAGCTGCTCGACGCCATCACCACGGCGCCGGCCTGGATCCGCAACGCGCGCCACGACGTACTCGCGATGAATCACCTTGGGCGCGCACTGTATTCACCGGTGCTCGCCGATCCGAGACGGCCGGCGAACACGGCGCGTTTCGTGTACCTGCATCCCCGGGAGGCCGAGGCATTCTTCGTCGACTACGACCACGCGGTGCGAAACGCGGCCGCCATGCTGCGCATGGAGATGGGGCGCAATCCCCGCGACGAGCACCTCATCGCCCTCGTCGACGAATTGTCTACGGGGAGTGAGGTGTTCCGCCGCCAGTGGGCGTCGCAGGACGTACGGCTGCACGGACACGGGAGCAAGCGGGTGCACCATCCGGTGGTGGGCAGGCTGGACCTCAACTTCGAGTCCCTCGATCTGCCCTCGGACCCCGGCCTGCAGTTGAACGTCTACACCGTTCCCTCGGGAAGTCGCGCCGCCGACGGTCTGGCCCTGCTCGCGTCGTGGGCCGAGCTTCGCGTCGCCGGCGGGTGA
- a CDS encoding SDR family oxidoreductase: MTASPFATHAELFDLSGKRGLVTGGTRGIGMMIARGLLQAGADVVISSRDASACARAQKRLSAFGHVEAIPADLSRHEECDRLADLVTARSGTLDILVNNAGAMWDEPLATFPDAAWDTVVDINLKSPFWLTQALLPALRVAGTADDPARIVNIGSIAAIHIPNRPNYSYSSSKAALHQLTRVLAKELGPQHITVNAVAPGPFPSTMMAATLDEFGDVIAASAPLRRIGRDDDMAGVAVFLASRAGAYLTGTVIPVDGGIATTA; the protein is encoded by the coding sequence GTGACAGCAAGCCCATTCGCCACGCACGCGGAACTGTTCGACCTGAGCGGCAAGCGCGGTCTGGTGACCGGCGGCACCAGGGGCATCGGAATGATGATCGCGCGGGGACTCCTCCAAGCGGGCGCGGACGTCGTCATCAGCTCGCGTGACGCGTCGGCATGCGCCCGGGCGCAAAAACGGCTCTCCGCATTCGGCCACGTCGAGGCCATCCCCGCGGATCTGTCCCGACACGAGGAATGCGACCGGCTCGCCGACCTCGTCACCGCTCGCTCCGGGACTCTGGACATCCTCGTCAACAATGCCGGCGCCATGTGGGACGAACCGTTGGCCACGTTCCCGGACGCTGCCTGGGACACCGTCGTCGACATCAATCTGAAGTCGCCGTTCTGGTTGACACAGGCTCTCCTGCCGGCACTTCGGGTGGCGGGGACCGCCGATGATCCCGCGCGGATCGTCAACATCGGCAGCATCGCTGCCATCCACATTCCCAACCGACCCAACTACTCGTACTCCAGCAGCAAGGCCGCGCTGCATCAATTGACCAGAGTGCTGGCCAAAGAGCTTGGCCCGCAACACATCACGGTCAACGCCGTGGCACCGGGGCCGTTCCCCTCGACGATGATGGCCGCCACGCTCGACGAATTCGGCGACGTGATCGCGGCGTCGGCCCCGCTGCGCCGAATCGGTCGCGACGACGACATGGCAGGCGTGGCGGTCTTCCTCGCCAGCCGGGCGGGTGCGTATCTGACGGGCACCGTCATTCCCGTCGACGGAGGGATCGCCACCACCGCGTAA
- a CDS encoding SDR family oxidoreductase translates to MRVFVTGGTGHTGSYIVPELIAAGHHVTALARSDTAAATLSALGAEVRRGDLEDVDGLKEAAADSDGVVHVAHRQDLLPSGGMDAVAAAELPIMLAYGEALEGTGKPLVAAGSIGSPGHLGRPATEDDPAAPSRDEDTGTLRARNVVERAVIGLAERGVRSSIVRLPLIAHGRTDTAGFLPGLIALARQKGFVGYPGDGTNAWNAVHVGDVAAVFRLALEQGPAGRYWHAVQEGSIPFRDIAEAIATRLELPAVSIPMDVMVMPGYYGSLTSLVSMDLPTTSEVTRDTLGWNPFHPTLFDDLDDGHYFAGG, encoded by the coding sequence ATGCGCGTATTCGTCACTGGCGGGACCGGCCACACCGGTTCGTACATCGTCCCCGAACTGATCGCGGCGGGGCACCACGTCACCGCTCTGGCCCGGTCGGACACGGCCGCGGCGACCCTGTCCGCTCTCGGTGCAGAGGTACGACGCGGCGATCTCGAGGACGTCGATGGGCTCAAGGAGGCGGCCGCGGACTCCGACGGCGTCGTGCACGTCGCGCACCGACAGGACCTCCTGCCCTCCGGCGGGATGGACGCCGTGGCCGCGGCGGAACTACCGATCATGCTGGCCTATGGCGAGGCGCTGGAGGGAACCGGCAAGCCGTTGGTCGCTGCGGGCAGCATCGGCTCTCCCGGACACCTGGGCAGGCCGGCCACCGAGGACGACCCCGCTGCGCCCAGTAGGGATGAGGACACCGGCACACTCCGAGCCCGCAACGTCGTGGAACGGGCCGTGATCGGCCTCGCCGAGAGGGGAGTGCGATCGTCGATCGTGCGGCTACCGCTCATTGCCCACGGCAGGACCGATACCGCAGGATTCCTTCCGGGATTGATTGCTCTCGCCCGGCAGAAGGGATTCGTCGGATATCCCGGTGACGGCACGAACGCGTGGAATGCCGTGCACGTCGGCGACGTCGCAGCGGTGTTCCGGTTGGCGCTGGAGCAGGGTCCGGCCGGGAGGTATTGGCATGCGGTCCAGGAGGGGAGCATCCCGTTCCGCGACATCGCGGAGGCAATCGCCACACGTCTCGAGCTGCCTGCGGTGAGCATCCCCATGGACGTGATGGTCATGCCGGGCTACTACGGCTCGCTCACCAGTCTGGTGTCGATGGACCTCCCGACGACGAGTGAGGTCACGCGGGACACCCTGGGCTGGAACCCCTTTCATCCCACGCTGTTCGACGATCTGGACGACGGCCACTACTTCGCCGGCGGCTGA
- a CDS encoding NADPH-dependent F420 reductase, translated as MSSISIIGLGNMAKALADRSLAGGNSVEVIGRDSARAAEFAAALDGATVGSAGAAPVGDIVVLAVPYASATAVVAEYGDALDGKVLVDISNPVNPDMTGFVTPEGSSGAQEIARAAPAGAHVVKAFNTLFANVVLADSAKDRPIDVFIAGDDAQAKARVSTWVQSLGLRPQDAGPLHMARALEDAGLLEMGLANHSIKHTNFSLGVNLL; from the coding sequence ATGAGCAGCATCAGCATCATCGGCCTGGGAAACATGGCCAAGGCGTTGGCCGACAGGTCACTCGCCGGCGGCAACTCCGTCGAGGTCATCGGCCGCGACTCCGCCAGGGCCGCGGAGTTCGCCGCCGCGCTGGACGGCGCCACCGTGGGGTCGGCAGGCGCCGCCCCGGTCGGGGACATCGTCGTCCTCGCGGTGCCCTACGCCAGCGCGACGGCGGTCGTGGCCGAGTACGGAGATGCCCTCGACGGCAAGGTCCTCGTCGACATCAGCAATCCCGTGAACCCGGACATGACCGGGTTCGTCACCCCCGAGGGCAGTTCCGGCGCGCAGGAGATCGCCAGGGCCGCTCCCGCGGGCGCACACGTCGTCAAGGCGTTCAACACCCTGTTCGCGAACGTCGTGCTGGCCGATTCCGCCAAGGATCGCCCGATCGACGTCTTCATCGCCGGCGACGACGCGCAGGCCAAGGCGCGGGTGTCGACGTGGGTTCAAAGCCTCGGCCTACGCCCGCAGGACGCCGGACCACTGCATATGGCGAGGGCGCTGGAGGACGCGGGCCTGCTGGAGATGGGCCTGGCCAACCATTCCATCAAGCACACCAACTTCTCACTCGGCGTCAACCTCCTCTAA
- a CDS encoding MarR family winged helix-turn-helix transcriptional regulator, producing MKPKWLNAREDRAWRAFMHAHHRLDVHLNRGLQRSGLSGADYEVLAALTSSDGGRMPARDLCLALGWEKSRLSHQLRRMQKEGLIDREPNPDDARSTVVHLLRAGRAAIERAAPRHVEDVRRDFIDLFSPDELDTLAALNERVLRHLAAGHDADGDEPS from the coding sequence ATGAAACCCAAGTGGCTGAACGCGCGCGAGGACCGCGCCTGGCGGGCGTTCATGCACGCCCACCATCGGCTCGACGTCCACCTCAACCGAGGCCTGCAGCGGTCGGGCCTCTCGGGCGCCGACTACGAAGTCCTGGCGGCGCTCACGTCGTCCGACGGGGGTCGCATGCCCGCCCGCGACCTGTGCCTCGCGCTGGGTTGGGAGAAGAGCCGCCTCTCCCATCAGCTCCGACGCATGCAGAAGGAAGGGCTGATTGACCGCGAGCCCAATCCCGACGACGCCCGCAGCACCGTGGTCCACCTGCTGCGCGCCGGTCGTGCCGCCATCGAGCGGGCCGCGCCACGCCACGTCGAGGACGTCCGACGCGACTTCATCGACCTGTTCTCCCCCGACGAGCTCGACACGCTGGCCGCGCTCAACGAGCGAGTCCTTCGCCACCTGGCCGCGGGCCACGACGCCGACGGCGACGAGCCGTCGTGA
- a CDS encoding UbiA family prenyltransferase — protein sequence MSHSPTSNVAARVRALLVAGHLVPSLAISALVTALAVQAAPHGIGRLLAGPAMLVGQLSIGWSNDVWDASRDAAAGRTDKPVATGAISARTVMVAAWVALVVALGMAWAISVSTAVLLAVIIGAAWAYNLGVKSTWASGLAYVVGFGPIPAYAASTLPGQPMPPWSVTVGAALVGLGGHFTDVLPDLVADRATGVAGLPQRVAARWGPGAVRTVALVLLLSASVLLVVASGRRWVALIGLAPAALLAVVGARGSGRLPFAAAFGIAAVDVVVLAVGGYRP from the coding sequence GTGTCACACTCCCCGACGTCGAACGTCGCCGCCCGCGTCCGAGCTCTGCTGGTCGCCGGTCATCTGGTGCCGTCGCTGGCCATCTCGGCTCTGGTCACCGCCTTGGCGGTGCAGGCCGCGCCCCACGGAATCGGTCGGCTCCTCGCCGGACCCGCCATGCTGGTGGGCCAGCTGTCGATCGGTTGGTCCAACGACGTGTGGGATGCGTCGCGCGACGCCGCGGCGGGTCGGACGGACAAGCCGGTCGCCACCGGAGCGATCAGCGCACGGACGGTGATGGTCGCGGCCTGGGTCGCGCTAGTGGTGGCCCTGGGCATGGCGTGGGCGATCAGCGTGTCGACCGCGGTTCTGCTGGCCGTCATCATCGGCGCAGCGTGGGCCTACAACCTCGGGGTGAAGTCGACGTGGGCGTCCGGGCTGGCGTACGTGGTCGGGTTCGGCCCCATTCCGGCCTATGCGGCCAGCACCCTGCCGGGTCAACCCATGCCACCGTGGTCGGTGACCGTGGGTGCGGCCCTGGTCGGGCTCGGCGGCCACTTCACCGACGTGCTTCCCGACCTCGTCGCCGACCGCGCCACCGGCGTCGCCGGCTTGCCCCAGCGCGTCGCTGCCCGCTGGGGTCCCGGTGCGGTGCGCACGGTTGCGCTGGTGCTCCTGCTGTCGGCGTCGGTGCTGTTGGTCGTGGCGTCCGGCCGCCGCTGGGTGGCGCTCATCGGGCTGGCGCCCGCCGCACTGCTCGCGGTGGTCGGTGCCCGTGGTTCCGGACGGCTGCCGTTCGCTGCGGCCTTCGGCATCGCGGCCGTCGACGTCGTGGTGCTGGCCGTGGGCGGCTACCGCCCGTAG